Proteins encoded by one window of Enterococcus faecalis:
- the rpsO gene encoding 30S ribosomal protein S15: MAISQERKNEIIKEYARHEGDTGSPEVQIAVLTEDINQLNEHARTHKKDHHSYRGLMKKIGHRRNLLAYLRKTDIQRYRELIQRLGLRR; encoded by the coding sequence ATGGCAATTTCACAAGAAAGAAAAAACGAAATCATTAAAGAATACGCACGTCATGAAGGAGATACTGGTTCTCCAGAAGTACAAATTGCTGTCTTAACTGAAGACATTAACCAATTGAACGAACATGCGCGTACACACAAAAAAGATCACCATTCTTACCGTGGTTTAATGAAAAAAATCGGTCACCGTCGTAACTTGTTAGCTTACTTACGTAAAACTGACATCCAACGTTACCGCGAATTGATCCAACGTTTAGGATTACGTCGTTAA
- the def gene encoding peptide deformylase has product MITMKDIIREGNPTLRAVAEEVPVPITEEDRQLGEDMLTFLKNSQDPVKAEELQLRGGVGLAAPQLDISKRIIAVHVPSNDPENETPSLSTVMYNPKILSHSVQDVCLGEGEGCLSVDRDVPGYVVRHNKITVSYFDMAGEKHKVRLKNYEAIVVQHEIDHINGIMFYDHINKENPFALKEGVLVIE; this is encoded by the coding sequence ATGATTACAATGAAAGATATTATTCGTGAAGGGAATCCCACACTTCGTGCTGTGGCAGAAGAAGTGCCTGTCCCTATCACTGAGGAAGACCGACAATTAGGCGAAGACATGTTGACTTTCTTAAAAAATAGTCAAGATCCAGTCAAAGCCGAAGAATTACAATTACGTGGTGGCGTTGGTTTAGCTGCACCACAATTAGATATTTCTAAACGAATTATTGCTGTCCATGTTCCTAGTAACGACCCAGAAAACGAAACGCCTTCATTAAGTACGGTAATGTACAACCCTAAAATTTTGAGCCATTCTGTGCAAGATGTATGTTTAGGTGAAGGGGAAGGCTGCTTATCTGTCGATCGGGATGTACCTGGGTATGTCGTTCGCCATAACAAAATTACCGTCAGTTATTTTGACATGGCTGGCGAAAAACACAAAGTTCGTTTAAAAAACTACGAAGCGATTGTGGTTCAACATGAAATTGATCATATTAATGGCATCATGTTCTACGATCATATTAACAAAGAAAATCCATTTGCTTTAAAAGAGGGCGTTTTAGTCATCGAATAA